A genome region from Salvia splendens isolate huo1 chromosome 19, SspV2, whole genome shotgun sequence includes the following:
- the LOC121780100 gene encoding uncharacterized protein LOC121780100, producing MKDIYICNLITREYTELSYPELVNFPNLVLQFGFGVSKISGQYKVVLINGDTGSNSHYVYTLGTGTWRRVKAGASSGFNLWECFSIFSLPPMGIRHGELSVLRDCMCYSYCAHNNDEIVIWMMKEYQVDESWSIEYKMSTTCLDLSLRKHCISVEALKLFKDGDVLMLLDSSILVYYSNKTRTLEEVNVLKDADAKKGYALIFNPSLLPLKSLGFENVISF from the exons ATGAAAGATATTTACATATGCAATCTGATCACTCGTGAATATACCGAGCTCAGCTACCCTGAGCTCGTGAATTTTCCGAATCTAGTGTTGCAATTTGGATTTGGTGTGAGCAAAATCAGCGGGCAATATAAGGTAGTCTTGATCAATGGGGACACTGGTTCCAACTCTCATTATGTATACACCCTCGGAACCGGAACATGGAGGCGCGTTAAAGCCGGAGCTTCCTCTGGTTTCAATTTATGGG AATGTTTTAGCATCTTCTCTCTTCCTCCTATGGGTATTAGACATGGGGAATTGTCTGTTTTGAGGGACTGCATGTGTTATTCTTACTGCGCACACAACAACGATGAAATTGTCATCTGGATGATGAAGGAATACCAAGTCGATGAATCTTGGTCCATAGAGTACAAGATGAGTACTACTTGTTTAGATTTATCTCTTCGTAAGCATTGTATATCTGTTGAAGCACTTAAACTGTTTAAAGATGGTGATGTTTTGATGTTGCTGGACAGTTCTATTTTAGTCTACTACTCCAACAAGACTAGAACTCTTGAAGAAGTTAATGTGTTGAAGGATGCAGATGCAAAGAAGGGTTATGCCTTGATTTTCAATCCTAGCCTTCTCCCACTCAAGAGTTTGGGATTCGAGAATGTGATCTCGTTTTAG